The following are encoded together in the Mumia sp. Pv4-285 genome:
- the macS gene encoding MacS family sensor histidine kinase gives MDRITRAAQQVDDQFFRVLTVLRAVTLVYAVGVNAARWRDFEHPGAAWVLIGVMVVWSGIVTWLYEPRHRATWVFIVDMVITLTLLRATEYTHTDEMLAAHTFTLTTYWVTTVVLCWAVRWGVTGGLLATAIVQSVDVTMRPSVNSSTVGNIFLMVLAAMLVGYCAHALRVAAVQRVEAERIAATAAERERLARAVHDGVLQVLALVQRRGAEIGGDAAELGRLAGEQELALRNLIQSRAREEVSTDGELADLGRALDQLAGPQVSVATPSRPLLLPPDVAGEIVDAVRACLSNSLVHGGAETSAWILLETGDGRLVVSVRDDGPGIPPGRLEQAESEGRLGVANSIKGRLRDLGGTAELIDTAGQGCEWELCVPLAQVPPATAKR, from the coding sequence ATGGACCGCATCACGCGCGCCGCGCAGCAGGTCGACGACCAGTTCTTCCGGGTGCTGACGGTCCTCCGAGCGGTCACGCTGGTCTACGCCGTCGGCGTCAACGCCGCGCGCTGGCGCGACTTCGAGCATCCCGGCGCAGCCTGGGTGCTGATCGGCGTCATGGTGGTGTGGTCCGGCATCGTCACCTGGCTGTACGAGCCGCGCCACCGTGCGACGTGGGTGTTCATCGTCGACATGGTGATCACGCTGACGCTGCTGCGGGCGACCGAGTACACGCACACCGACGAGATGCTCGCCGCGCACACGTTCACGCTGACGACGTACTGGGTGACCACCGTCGTGCTCTGCTGGGCCGTGCGCTGGGGCGTCACGGGTGGACTCCTCGCCACCGCGATCGTGCAGAGCGTCGACGTCACGATGCGTCCCTCGGTGAACTCGTCGACCGTCGGCAACATCTTCCTGATGGTGCTCGCCGCGATGCTGGTCGGCTACTGCGCGCACGCGCTGCGCGTCGCCGCCGTGCAGAGGGTCGAGGCGGAGCGCATCGCCGCGACCGCGGCCGAGCGTGAGCGCCTCGCGCGCGCCGTCCACGACGGGGTCCTGCAGGTGCTGGCGCTGGTCCAGCGTCGCGGCGCCGAGATCGGGGGAGACGCCGCCGAGCTGGGTCGGCTCGCCGGGGAGCAGGAGCTCGCGCTGCGCAACCTCATCCAGTCCCGGGCCCGCGAGGAGGTCTCGACCGACGGCGAGCTCGCCGATCTCGGCCGGGCACTCGACCAGCTGGCGGGGCCGCAGGTCAGCGTCGCCACGCCGAGTCGGCCGCTGCTGCTGCCGCCCGACGTCGCCGGCGAGATCGTGGACGCTGTACGGGCCTGCCTCTCGAACTCGCTCGTCCACGGAGGAGCCGAGACCTCGGCATGGATCCTGCTCGAGACGGGCGACGGCCGGCTGGTCGTCAGCGTGCGCGACGACGGCCCGGGCATCCCGCCGGGCCGCCTCGAGCAGGCCGAGTCCGAGGGCCGGCTCGGTGTCGCCAACTCGATCAAGGGGCGCCTGCGCGACCTCGGTGGCACCGCCGAGCTGATCGACACGGCCGGGCAGGGGTGCGAGTGGGAGCTCTGCGTCCCGCTCGCGCAGGTGCCTCCTGCCACCGCGAAGCGATAG